The sequence AAAGTCCTTTCAGTGCATTATTAGGTTTTTCGAATCTTTTATTAAAAAACTATCAAAAATATGATGAAAAAAAACGAAAAAAATATTTAAAATTTATTAATAGCAGCTTAATAAAAGCATACAGATTGTTGGAAAATTTACTTTCATGGTCACATTCTCAAACAGGACTAATTGATTTTTCGCCCGTAAAAATCAATATTAAAATATTAATCGATGAAATAATTTTATTATTGACAGAAATTGCAGGAAATAAAAACATAAAATTATTGACAAATGTAGAAAACGGCTTGTTTGTATATGCTGATAAAAACATGATAGAGACTGTAATACGGAATTTAATTTCGAATGCGTTAAAATTCACACCCAAAAATGGAGAAATATCAATAAATACACGTTTTGCGACAGATGAAAACGAGCAAAATTTTACACAAATATCTATAAAAGACAGCGGTGTGGGAATTTCACCCGAAATACAAAATAAATTATTTAAAATAACAGAAGCCGTTTCAACCAAAGGAACCGAAAACGAAGCAGGAACAGGCTTAGGTTTAATATTGTGTAAAGAGTTTGTTGAAAAACACGGTGGAAAAATTTGGGTAAAAAGTGAAACAGGAAAAGGCTCATCATTTTACTTTATAATTCCTAACAAACCAATAAATTCAGATAATAACAAAGAGAAAATAACAGAAAAACAAGATAAATAAATAATTTTAATTTAACAGATTGATCTTATATGTATAAATTTTTACAATACTTTAAGACTTTTATGAATATCCAATATCCCGGTTCATCCAAAACCAATTATACAAGTGATGATATAAGGAGATATAATTTGGTAAATTATATTGCATTAATTTCAGGTTTAACAATAATTATTTATGTAATTATTTGTTCTGTATTGGATTTTCAATTATTCAGACATGCCGTTTTTTTTCTTTCAATTTGTTCCATTACAACATTTGGAATTATTTTTATCAATAAAAGCGGGCATTACAAATTTGCTAAATTATTTATTGCCGTTTTTTTTCCGGTTTTTTTGACATACTTTTCAACTGTGATTTTCAGTAAAAATCCCGGCTTTCATGTTTTTCTTCTTCTTTCTGCTTTTATACCTTTATTTATGTGGTCTTCAAAAGAGAAAAAATATTTCTTCATTTTTATTCCGATTAATATTTTTCTCTATTTAATAATTGAATTTTTTCCTCCGTTTTTTATTGCTGAAATAAACTTACCTTTAGAATATATAACTCTGTTAAAAAGCACAAATATCATAATTTGTTTTATGTGCTTTGGCTTAGCAATCGGAATTTATCAAGTTTATGCTAATAATAAGGAAAAACAATTATTTAATCAAAAAGAAAAATTAAGAATATCCCAAGCCCATAAAGACAAGATACATTCTATTATAGCACATGACATACGCGGCCCTGTTGAAGGATTTTCATCAATCACAGAATATCTCATTGAAAATTATGAAAATTTCAATGATGAGAAAAAGATGAAATTCCTTAATGAAATAAATAAAAGTATGAATTCCATAAAATCCTTATTAGAAAATTTACTGGATTGGTCGAAAGCTCATTCCGATTTAATTAAAAAAAATTTTACAGATATCAAAGTATTAGTAATTATTCAGGATGTAATCAAACTTCTTAACAATCAAATCAAAAAGAAAAAAATTATTATTGATATTGATATAACACCTGAAATTCAGGTTAATGCTTATTCGCATATGGTCTCAACCATATTTCGAAATCTAATTTTCAATGCAATTAAATACACACCTGACAACGGTAATATATCAATAAGTGCCGATAAAATCAATTCAAAAGTAAAATTTTGTATTGCCGATTCAGGTGTTGGCATGTCGGAATCTGATATAATAAAAGTCTTTAATTTTCAAAAAATATATACCACTTTAGGCACAAATAATGAGAAAGGAAGTGGTTTTGGCTTACTGCTTTGTAAAGAATTTATCGAAAAAAACAATGGTGAAATTTGGGTTGAGACCGAATTAGGTAAAGGAAGCAAGTTTTATTTCACATTAAACGGATCATTGAAAGAAGAAAACCGGCAAAATATTATTTAAACTATTATTTCAGGTGTTTTACCTGAAAAAATTCACTTCAATTAACCAATTTCTTCCCTTTAAACACAACATCCCTAAAGAACATATTAAATCATTAGAAAATATAATCTAATTTTTTATCTTTGGGGTTTTCAACTTCTTAGATGCATAAATTTTTTAAAAATATATTTTTAATCATTTATTTAATATTGGCAGTATTATTGGTTATTGCGATTTATATTTCTATTAAAAAGTCTTCATATGAGTTATTAATTATTGTAACTGGCGGAATAATTTGGGCTGTACTTGATACATTATCCGGAAAAAGAAGACATTCTAATATTTTTAGAACGAAAGCAATTAAGAAACTAATAAGAAATGGTTTTGTAATTGAAAAAATTAATAAATATACCGGAGTTATCGGTATATATAAAGGATATATTTTCCAAATATATTTTGATTGGGATACATATGTAGGATACAAAGCAAATAGCGGTATAGTTTTTAATGTATTTTATAATCCCCCGTTAACTGATCATAATGAAATTGATACAGGAAAAATTGATGAGTTACATAAAAAGTATAAATTCAATAAATGGTCAACTTTAAGATATAGTTACCGGTTTAGAAAGTATAATGTTTTAATGAAGAATGCTTCAGCAATTTATATGATGCCTTATTTCCAATTAGAAAAACGTATGGATATGGTTGTTGATATATTAGTAAAAGAAAATTTAAATACCATTACTTTAAGGGAGGTGCAAAAGTTATTGGAAAGAAACCTTGATTATGGTCCTGAAGTTTCATATTATAAAAATTATTCTAAAAAAAGAAATAATCAATAAATGAGCAAAATAAATCCCAAAAAGAATTACAAAGCCACGATGAAAGCTATCGGCTTTGTTGACAGGAAAAAGGCTACTCTAAAAGACTACAAAAGAATAGGCTTTAAATCCGGACTGGAAGTTCATCAGCAATTGAAAACCAAAAGCAAATTATTTTGCAGATGCCCTGCCGGAATTTACCATGATGATGACGATTACAATGCGGAAGTTATAAGACATATGCGCCCCACGCTCAGTGAATTGGGTGAGTACGACGGTACAGCATTGATGGAGTTCAAAACCAAAAAGGAAATTATATACAGATTGAATAATGAAAATGCTTGTACTTACGAGGTTGATGATACACCGCCTTTTCCCATAGACAAAGAAGCTTTGGAGACAGCTCTGGAGATTTCTTTGCTCTCAAAATTGAATATTGTAGGAGAAGTACATATCACCCGAAAACAATATCTTGACGGAAGTATTCCTACCGGCTTTCAAAGAACGGCAATTCTCGGTGTTGAGGGTGAGATACAATTAAAAAAAAAGAAAGTAAGATTAATTCAATTAAGTATTGAAGAAGACTCATGCAGAGAAATTTCTGATGTTGGACATCTTCGAGTTTATAAAACAGACCGTTTGGGAATGCCGCTTATTGAAACTGTAACATATCCCGATATGGAAACACCTGATGAATTAGCAGAAGCAGCTGAATATATTAGGTTTTTAAACAGGAGTACAGGAAAAGTAAGAACAGGAATCGGTGCAGGAAGAGAAGATGTTAATGTTAGTTGTGCAGGAGGCAGCCGAGTGGAAATCAAAGGAGTTGCCCATAACAAGCGAATTCCCTTGCTTTCTCATAACGAAGCTTTCAGGCAATATGCTTTACTGAATATAAAAAAATTGCTCAAAAAAAACGGTGTAAAAAAAGCTAAGCGAAAAATGTCTCATAAAAAAATTGACTTTTCTCATACTGAATTAATGAGCAAGCCGGTAAAAGAGGTTTTAAATAAAGGTTTTAAAGTAATGGCAATCAACATTCCCGGATTTAAAGGATTATTGTCTCATTTCACACAACCCGGAAAAATCTTTGCAGATGAATTCGTCAACAGATTGAAAGTGATAGCATGTATTGAGAAACCGAATATGACCCATTCAGAAGAATTGGAGCCGGTTCTTAATGATGCAGAGCTTAAAAAAATAGCTGATTGGTTGAATGCCGAAGAAGAAGATGCACAAATAATTCTTTGGGGACCGGAAGAAGATATCCCGACAGCAATCGAAACTGTTGAAGAGCGTATATTAATGGCTTATGACGGTGTACCTGAAGAAACCAGAAAATCATTTGCCGACGGTACAACAATCTTCGAAAGAGTCTTACCCGGAAGCGACAGAATGTATCCCGATACCGATTCGGCTCCCATACCTCTTTCTACCGGTTATATTGACGGTTTACGAAAGAATCTGCCTGTTGATGTTTCAGACCGTTTTAAACAAATGAAAAAATGGGGCATTCCTGAAGATACACATACATATTTGCTCAGTAAAAATATGATTCCTTTGATAGAAAGGATTAATAAAAATTTTGGTTTTAATCAAAAGTTTATCGGATGTTTTATTGGGCAAACTTTTAAAAATATTGAAGGTAAAAAACCACATCATAAAAAATTCTCTTACGATAAGATATACGGCTTATTCAGATATTTAAAAGAAAATGATTTGGAACCCGGTATTGCCAAATATATGATTTCAGATGTTTATGATCATCCCGAAATACAATTCAGTTCTGTATTGACCGGAATTAATTATAAAAAACGTAATATGGAAGAAGTTATGGCTCCTATTGATTTTCTTAATGAAAAATTCAAAGATATCAGAACTTCAGATGATGAAGATGCTGATATAAACTGGTTAATGGGACAAGTTCATAAACAAGCAAGAGGAAATATTGTATTGTCTTATTTAAGAAAGGAGATAAAATTGAAAATAAGATAAGTTTAAAAGATTATTTTTCATGACAGTAAAACTGAATAATGTCAATATATAAACATTGCCACATTGTTTCATTGCTAAATTGTTAAAATACAGCAATGTAACAATCCCTGAAATAAATACAGGGCAATATATCAATAATTTTCAGTAATATCATAAATTTTAACCATTTTAAGTATAATAAACATGGCAGAAGATTTTTTTCAAGGATATAAAGGGGATTCATTAGTGATATTAAAGAAATATAACGTAAGAGTTTGGGGACAAACAGAGATAGATACAAGCAGAGGAACTTTTACCGGAACCGTTTTACCTCGTGCCGAAAATGATGACGATCAACACATTGTATTGAAAATTGAAACCGGTTATAATATCGGTATAGATATTTCTACTATTAATGTAATGAAAGAAACCGGTTATCAAAAAGCAAATTATAAGATACCCGAAAAAGAGTTCCCGTATTCAGATGATAAACCTAATGTAAAACTTTTCGGAACCGGCGGAACTATTGCCTCTCGATTGGATTACAGAACCGGAGCAGTAATACCCGCATTTTCACCGGGCGAACTATACGGAGCAGTACCTGAATTAGCCGATATTTGTAATATTGATACCGAGAAATTATTTGCTGTCTTTAGTGAAAATATGGGACCGGTTGAATATAAGATACTTGCTAAAGCAATTGGAAAAGAAATTGAAAACGGTATTGACGGTATTATGATAGGACACGGAACAGACACTTTACACCATACTGCTGCTGCCCTCTCATTTATGGTGCAGGATTCACCGGTACCTATTGTACTTGTAGGATCGCAAAGATCATCAGACAGGCCTTCTTCAGATGCTGCTTTGAATCTTATTCATGCATCTTATGCGGCAGGACACGGAGATATTGCCGAAACTTTGGTTTGTATGTTCGGGCCGACTTCCGATGAATACGGTTTTTTGCATCGCGGAACCAGAGTTCGTAAAATGCACAGTTCATACAGATCAACTTTCAGAACAATCGGAGATACACCTGTTGCAACAGTTACAGGAAACGGAATAATGCACATAAAGAAAGATTATAATCAAAGACGTAAAGATAATAAGGTAAAAATTATGCCGTATTTTAATGATAAGGTGACTCTGTTCTATTATTACCCTCGCATGAAACCGGAGATTATTGATTCTTTAGTCGATGACGGATATAAAGGCATTATCATTATCGGAACCGGTCTCGGCCATGTTAACAAAGAGTTATATCCTGCTTTGGAGCGTGCAACTGAAAAAGGCGTTGCTTTATTTATGACTTTGCAAACTATTTGGGGCTATTCTCATATGTTTGTATATGATACAGGCAGAGATATGATGGCTATGGGTGTTGTGCCTCTCGGTAATATGTTGCCTGAAGTAGCATGGGTAAAACTCGGATGGGCACTCGGACAAACCGAAGATATAGAAGAAGTAAAAAAGATCATGCTCACTCCCGTTAATGATGAAATCACAGAACGTGAACCTTATAACGGTTATCTCGTTTACCAAGGAGGTGTTCCTGAAGTTGAAGGATTTGTAAGAAAATTCAGAAAGTAGTTAGCGCCTATAAAGTCTGTGTTTGGTTCAGAATGTTCGAGTTCGAGGCATCCGAAATGTTTATAATCAGGAGTTTACTTTTGTAAATGACTGATTATAAACATGAGGATAACGAAGAAATCGGACATTATGGACAAACACATAAATTAATAATTATATGTCCGATTTCTTTACAGATGAATACTTTATGAAGCAAGCACTGATGCAAGCAAAAATTGCATTTGAAAAGAATGAGGTTCCTGTCGGTGCAGTAATAGTTTATAAAGATCAAATTATTTCAAGAGCACATAATTTAAGCGAAACATTAAATGATGCTACAGCGCATGCTGAGATGCAGGCAATTACGGCAGCCTCTAACATGCTTGGTGCAAAATATTTAAAAGATTGTACTCTTTATGTTACAGTTGAGCCTTGTGTAATGTGTGCCGGAGCATCTTATTGGTCACAAATCGGGAAAATAGTTTACGGAACCGATGATGATAAAAGGGGTTACAGTATTTTTGGTAAGAAGATAATCCATCCTCGGACTGAAATTATCGGAGGTGTGTTAAAACAAGAATGTGCTGAATTGATAAGTGACTTTTTTTATAAAATCAGGCAGGCTTAAACAGATTCGGCAAGCTCTGAAAACCTGCCGAGTTACTAATCAGTTAATGTCCCTCAACCGTTTTATCAACTCATAAGCATCAGTAATCACCTGAAACATATCTTCTGCTTGCTCCATGGCTTTTTCTCCTTTAGTTGCAAACTTATCCGGATGATATTTCATTGCCAATGCACGATAAGCTTTTTTGATTTCATCGGCACTTGCAGTCTTCTCAATGTCTAATATTTTATATGCTTTTGAAGAGTAGTATGAGACCATTGAAGAAGAAGAACTCTTGTAATTATACGTTTTTTGTCGCGTTTTCTTTTCTGTTACCCCTCTTCTTAAATATTGATCTCTTATTTTTTTAACTTCGGATTTTTCTACTTGTAAATATTCTGCAACTTGGTTGATATATGCATCTTCTTTATCGGAGAATATTTTGTCGGCGGCAGCAATGTCGAATAATAAGTATATTATATTAATTTTTTTATATCCGGAATCATTAATAAAACTGCAA comes from Bacteroidales bacterium and encodes:
- the gatD gene encoding Glu-tRNA(Gln) amidotransferase subunit GatD, producing the protein MAEDFFQGYKGDSLVILKKYNVRVWGQTEIDTSRGTFTGTVLPRAENDDDQHIVLKIETGYNIGIDISTINVMKETGYQKANYKIPEKEFPYSDDKPNVKLFGTGGTIASRLDYRTGAVIPAFSPGELYGAVPELADICNIDTEKLFAVFSENMGPVEYKILAKAIGKEIENGIDGIMIGHGTDTLHHTAAALSFMVQDSPVPIVLVGSQRSSDRPSSDAALNLIHASYAAGHGDIAETLVCMFGPTSDEYGFLHRGTRVRKMHSSYRSTFRTIGDTPVATVTGNGIMHIKKDYNQRRKDNKVKIMPYFNDKVTLFYYYPRMKPEIIDSLVDDGYKGIIIIGTGLGHVNKELYPALERATEKGVALFMTLQTIWGYSHMFVYDTGRDMMAMGVVPLGNMLPEVAWVKLGWALGQTEDIEEVKKIMLTPVNDEITEREPYNGYLVYQGGVPEVEGFVRKFRK
- the gatE gene encoding Glu-tRNA(Gln) amidotransferase subunit GatE gives rise to the protein MSKINPKKNYKATMKAIGFVDRKKATLKDYKRIGFKSGLEVHQQLKTKSKLFCRCPAGIYHDDDDYNAEVIRHMRPTLSELGEYDGTALMEFKTKKEIIYRLNNENACTYEVDDTPPFPIDKEALETALEISLLSKLNIVGEVHITRKQYLDGSIPTGFQRTAILGVEGEIQLKKKKVRLIQLSIEEDSCREISDVGHLRVYKTDRLGMPLIETVTYPDMETPDELAEAAEYIRFLNRSTGKVRTGIGAGREDVNVSCAGGSRVEIKGVAHNKRIPLLSHNEAFRQYALLNIKKLLKKNGVKKAKRKMSHKKIDFSHTELMSKPVKEVLNKGFKVMAINIPGFKGLLSHFTQPGKIFADEFVNRLKVIACIEKPNMTHSEELEPVLNDAELKKIADWLNAEEEDAQIILWGPEEDIPTAIETVEERILMAYDGVPEETRKSFADGTTIFERVLPGSDRMYPDTDSAPIPLSTGYIDGLRKNLPVDVSDRFKQMKKWGIPEDTHTYLLSKNMIPLIERINKNFGFNQKFIGCFIGQTFKNIEGKKPHHKKFSYDKIYGLFRYLKENDLEPGIAKYMISDVYDHPEIQFSSVLTGINYKKRNMEEVMAPIDFLNEKFKDIRTSDDEDADINWLMGQVHKQARGNIVLSYLRKEIKLKIR
- a CDS encoding HAMP domain-containing histidine kinase, translating into MYKFLQYFKTFMNIQYPGSSKTNYTSDDIRRYNLVNYIALISGLTIIIYVIICSVLDFQLFRHAVFFLSICSITTFGIIFINKSGHYKFAKLFIAVFFPVFLTYFSTVIFSKNPGFHVFLLLSAFIPLFMWSSKEKKYFFIFIPINIFLYLIIEFFPPFFIAEINLPLEYITLLKSTNIIICFMCFGLAIGIYQVYANNKEKQLFNQKEKLRISQAHKDKIHSIIAHDIRGPVEGFSSITEYLIENYENFNDEKKMKFLNEINKSMNSIKSLLENLLDWSKAHSDLIKKNFTDIKVLVIIQDVIKLLNNQIKKKKIIIDIDITPEIQVNAYSHMVSTIFRNLIFNAIKYTPDNGNISISADKINSKVKFCIADSGVGMSESDIIKVFNFQKIYTTLGTNNEKGSGFGLLLCKEFIEKNNGEIWVETELGKGSKFYFTLNGSLKEENRQNII
- a CDS encoding nucleoside deaminase, which gives rise to MSDFFTDEYFMKQALMQAKIAFEKNEVPVGAVIVYKDQIISRAHNLSETLNDATAHAEMQAITAASNMLGAKYLKDCTLYVTVEPCVMCAGASYWSQIGKIVYGTDDDKRGYSIFGKKIIHPRTEIIGGVLKQECAELISDFFYKIRQA